The Nostoc cf. commune SO-36 genomic sequence AACTCGCCTTTGGAGGTCATGCATTGGTAATTGAGCTAGTTGATTAACAGAGCAGATACCAACGTGAAGCAGCAAGCCACAATATTCACAACCGACCGATGGTAGCCGGGAAAAATCTGCTAATGCAACCCATTTATGAATATGCTGAATATGTATCTGCATTTGAGCAGCTAAGTTTTGTTTGGCTAACTCGTTACGGGTTTTTTGCAAAAGTTGGAATGTAGTTTCGATACCACAGTCTTTGAATTTCTGAGAATCTTCAGGGGTGATTCCTGGCAAAGATTCAATTTGCCAGTTTCTTTGAAGATCCAGCTTAGTTTGAGGTGTTTTGCGTGTGCTTACCATTGTTGTTGTAGTTAATATGTGTATGTTTAATTACCCAAAAACTTGAGTGCAATCTCAGCTCATAGTTTTTTTGGGAGTAATGTTCTTGTGGTTTGTTGAATCAATGTCTGTAGAACAGCCAAAGCTTTAAAACGGCTTAGTTGGTGTTGCCTAACTGCATATATGGTGCGATCGCCTTACCTCTACACTTAAAGCTTGCTACGTGTAGGGTTCTGTAGTAGAGAGGTACAAAGTTTACCATCACTCACATTGCCAAAACCAATACCGTATCAAGAAAATAGAGATGAGTCTCTACTTGAAGATGATTAATTCTTGAAACCACATAGAACACTTCAGATGCAGACTTCTGCTGCCTACACCAAAGCACTCAGGGCGGAGTAATCTGATTTATTCTACTCGAGTATAGAGCTGGGAATACCCGCAACAGCCAATTAGAGGCGGTGAAGAGTACCCCACAAGGCAGTTTTGCCATCATTTTTGGGGGTGTCTCACAAAAGTTATCAATTCTATGATAGGCGATCGCGGTGATTATGGCTATAGTTCATCTAATCTAAGTTCTCGACCAAATCATCGCCGAACTCAGTCTTTCCTACTCAGTCGTTTTGTTATTGTATGGGCTAGGAACATGAAAAAATCTTAGTGGAGCCTTACGGAAAGTAAACCTTATCTACGGGCAGCATTCTTCAAACACCAATTCAAATGAGCTAGAAAACGAACTGAAAGGAGCTTTGCTATGGTTGAGATTATCAAACCCTTTGCAGAATGGTGTTCAGCAATAATTGAAGCATTCGGTATCGGTATCATTGCTGCCTTTGCAGTTTATTCTATAGTCATGTCTATCGTGCGTCTGCTCAAACGAAGGCAGATCAATACGATCATTAAAGAGGGAAGACAAAATCTGGGACGTGGACTTTTGGCAGGATTAGAATTTTTGGTGGCCAGCGACATCATTCACACCGTTGCTGTAAACTTGACTTTTGAAACCATAGGCGTGCTGTCCATCATTGTGCTGATTCGTACATTCCTAAGCTTTACGCTAGAGCTGGAATTGACTGGCCATGTGGCCTTGGCAAAACGAAAAAAAATCTTAAGTAATCAGGGTTCAATGCCTGTAGAACTAGAATGAATACGCCTTAAAGAAGTGAGCTTGGCAAAATTTGCGTTAATAAAATAGGCTCAGGCTTTTGAGGAAGCATTTTTAACATTTCACTGCCATATCGAAAACCCATGTCATTGAGTTTGAGATGAAAGATATACCGATGTGTCGCTCTTGCGTTTTAACTGAATTGGTAGATGATTAGAATTAGTTTCTGGTAGAAACTCTGTAATTCCTTGCACTAACCCCAAAACGATCGCTTGAAATATGTAATATCATGTCCGCTTGATTACTTACTAAACTCCAAGAACCCCACCCCGCCAAAGCTATGCTTTGTCTCCCCTCCCCGCAGGCGGGGAGGGGCTGGGGGTGGGGTGCAATGACTGTGGAAATCATAACTAATTATGCGGACATGATATAAGTCAGTTGATTGGGATCTTTGGTGCTAGCTGGTAATTGAGCGATCGCCCAAAATAAATATGTAGTGAAAGCATCATTTGTTCCTAAAACAAAAGCCATACCACCACCTGAAGTCAAACAAAGCTGTTACTTTGACTAAGGATAACCTAGTAAGGGTTCTATTCCAGGGTGATTTATGAGCATAGATGAAGGTAGACCAGTTAAGCACAGTCGTTTGATTGCTGCATCTCCTATTTACTACGGTTGGGTGGTTTTGATGGCTGGCACACTAGGGATGCTGATGACAACCCCCGGCCAAACGGTAGGGATTTCTGTATTCCTCGACAAAATCATTGCTGAACTTGGCCTTACCCGTTCAACCGTTTCCTTGCTGTACATGATGGGGACTTTGGGAGGCTCTTTTTCTCTGCCATTTATTGGACGCTTCATTGATCGCAAAGGGCCACGTTACGCGGTAGTGGCGATCGCCTTTTTATTTGCCCTCGCCTGTGTAGGGATGGGATTTGTACAAGGTTTCATCACATTAGGATTAGGTTTTATCGCTATTCGCGGCTTGGGACAAGGAGCTTTGGGCTTAGTAAGCATCAATGTCATTAATCTCTGGTTTGTCAGAAGACGCGGTTTAGCCATCAGCTTATCTGGAATTGGTTTCGCTTTTGGAGTGGCGATTTTTCCCTTATTGATTGAGTTTCTCATTGCTCAATTTGGTTGGCGACTAGCGTACATGATTCTTGGTGGAGTCGTTGCAGTTACCATTCTCCCCATCGGCGCTTTGATTTACCGCGAACAACCAGAACGCTATGGTTTACAACCAGATAGCAAAGTTATGGTTACACAAACCCAACTCCCAGAGGAAGCCAACTATACATTAGCTACAGCACGTCGCACCTTTACTTTTTGGTTGTTTGCTGCGGGAAATTTTTGTGTAGCTGCTTTAGGAACGGGGTTAATTTTCCATCATTACTCGATTATGGCAGCTTCAGGGATCGAGCGTTCCGTCGCTGCTATTGTATTTGTCCCCTTTGGCTTTGTCACAGCAGCTACCAATTTTGTTACAGGCATACTCATCGATAGGATTTCACCCCGCTTGCTCCTGGGTGTTATGCTCATACTGCTATGCGCTGCCTTACTTATGGCAGTGAGAGTCACTGGTGCTGAGTCAATGCTTGCTTATGGCTGTTTGCTTGGTCTAATGCAAGGAATGAGTGGAGTTATTCAAGCTGGGGTTTACGCCTATTATTTTGGGCGATCGCATCTGGGATCAATTAGCGGTTTAGCAACGACTATCACTGTTGCAGGTACGGCATTTGGCCCGGTGTTGTTTGCTACAGGATTTGATAACTTTGGTAGTTATGCGCCAATTCTGGGATTTTCTATCATATTGCCTTTAGCGATCGCTTTAACTGCATTTTGGGTTGAAATGGGCACAGAAAACAAGTTCAGTCACCTAAAATAAGTTAGACCAAAAAATTTGCCAGCCGATTCATTAAATGGAGGTATCTAACTTGAAGTGGACTGAAAAATTCCAATCTTTATTAGTTATTGCTGCTATTTTTATTGGGTTAGCATTAGGACAAATTACTTGGTTTTCTAAAAATGCTATTTATTTGATTGTCCCTGCTTTAATAGTAATGCTGTATGGAGTATTTATGAATACTCCACTTAATCGCTTGGGTAATGCGTTGCAAAATTATAAAGTAACAGGATTGAGTCTAGGGATAAACTTTCTCTGGACTCCTTTTTTTGCTTGGGGATTAGGAGCAATTTTCCTCAGAGATACTCCCGACCTCTGGGTAGGACTGATTATGTTGATGGTTACGCCTTGTACGGATTGGTATCTTATTTTTACCAGGATTGCCAAAGGAGATGTTAATCTTGCCACTGCCTTACTCCCGTGGAATTTGCTTTTACAGGTGATTTTATTGCCGATTTACTTACTAATATTTGCTGGTAAATTGGTCAGTATCAATACATTATTTATGCTCGAAAACGTGGTATTAGTTTTAGCCCTGCCTTTGTTTTTAGCGTTGATTTCTAAAAAATTGATTCAAAAAAATAATCGTCTGGGACAGCGAATTGTGCTGAAGATAGCAGCGAATCAAACTGTATTTCTCGCTAT encodes the following:
- a CDS encoding DUF1622 domain-containing protein, which encodes MVEIIKPFAEWCSAIIEAFGIGIIAAFAVYSIVMSIVRLLKRRQINTIIKEGRQNLGRGLLAGLEFLVASDIIHTVAVNLTFETIGVLSIIVLIRTFLSFTLELELTGHVALAKRKKILSNQGSMPVELE
- a CDS encoding DUF4332 domain-containing protein, with product MVSTRKTPQTKLDLQRNWQIESLPGITPEDSQKFKDCGIETTFQLLQKTRNELAKQNLAAQMQIHIQHIHKWVALADFSRLPSVGCEYCGLLLHVGICSVNQLAQLPMHDLQRRVLRFQVTTTQQQPQHIYRNSGLMAQWIQEARQLT
- a CDS encoding MFS transporter, coding for MSIDEGRPVKHSRLIAASPIYYGWVVLMAGTLGMLMTTPGQTVGISVFLDKIIAELGLTRSTVSLLYMMGTLGGSFSLPFIGRFIDRKGPRYAVVAIAFLFALACVGMGFVQGFITLGLGFIAIRGLGQGALGLVSINVINLWFVRRRGLAISLSGIGFAFGVAIFPLLIEFLIAQFGWRLAYMILGGVVAVTILPIGALIYREQPERYGLQPDSKVMVTQTQLPEEANYTLATARRTFTFWLFAAGNFCVAALGTGLIFHHYSIMAASGIERSVAAIVFVPFGFVTAATNFVTGILIDRISPRLLLGVMLILLCAALLMAVRVTGAESMLAYGCLLGLMQGMSGVIQAGVYAYYFGRSHLGSISGLATTITVAGTAFGPVLFATGFDNFGSYAPILGFSIILPLAIALTAFWVEMGTENKFSHLK
- a CDS encoding arsenic resistance protein is translated as MKWTEKFQSLLVIAAIFIGLALGQITWFSKNAIYLIVPALIVMLYGVFMNTPLNRLGNALQNYKVTGLSLGINFLWTPFFAWGLGAIFLRDTPDLWVGLIMLMVTPCTDWYLIFTRIAKGDVNLATALLPWNLLLQVILLPIYLLIFAGKLVSINTLFMLENVVLVLALPLFLALISKKLIQKNNRLGQRIVLKIAANQTVFLAIAIAAMFASQGQILMQRPDLLLKMLMPVLIFFGVNFWLGQLIGHLAKFSYEEVACFNCTTLARNSPIALAIATSTFGERPLIALALVIGPLIELPVMVLVSQSLLWLRYQK